The Candidatus Mycolicibacterium alkanivorans genome contains a region encoding:
- a CDS encoding Trm112 family protein — MLDEKLLSILVCPADRGPLLLADGVLYNPRLHKAYRIEDGIPVLLVDEAVDVGPEEHERLMASAGS, encoded by the coding sequence GTGCTCGACGAGAAGCTCCTGAGCATCCTGGTCTGCCCCGCCGACCGGGGTCCGCTGCTGCTCGCCGACGGCGTGCTCTACAACCCGCGCCTGCACAAGGCCTACCGCATCGAGGACGGGATCCCGGTGCTGCTGGTCGACGAGGCGGTCGACGTCGGCCCCGAGGAGCACGAGCGACTGATGGCCAGCGCTGGCAGTTAA
- a CDS encoding acyl-CoA synthetase yields the protein MVVDLNLSAVTRPVERLMATAQNGFEVLRWGGLETGVVPSPFQIVESKPMYKLRRYFPPDNRPGQPPAGPPVLMVHPMMMSANMWDVTQEDGAVGILHAAGIDPWVIDFGSPDEVEGGMERTLTDHIVALDEAIDTIKETTGHDVHLAGYSQGGMFCYQTAAYRRSKDIASIVAFGAPVDTLAALPMGIPANFVAVAADFMADHVFNRVDITGWMARTGFQMLDPLKTAKARVDFMRQLHDRDALLPREQQRRFLDSEGWIAWSGPAVSELLKQFIAHNRMMTGGFAINGQLVTLSDITCPVLAFVGEVDDIGQPASVRGIKRAAPSADVYEVTIRAGHFGLVVGSKAATTTWPTVADWVLWLSGQDPRPANISPMEDSAAEPEDSGVALSSRIIHGVAEASGLAVSLVRGAADAVVNANKSMRLLAIETARTLPRLVRLGQINDHTRISLARIIDEQADGAPNGEFLIFDGRVHTYEGVNCRINNVVRGLIRVGVRQGVRVGVLMDTRPSALVAIAALSRLGAVAVLMPPDADLDEAVRLGGVTEVITDPGNLEAARKLPVQILVLGGGESRDLNLPADSGVIDMEKIDPDTVALPGWYRPNPGLARDLAFVAFSTIGGELVPKQITNYRWALSAFGTASAAALGRSDTVYCLTPLHHQSGLLVSLGGAVVGGARIALSRGLQPDRFAAEIRRYGVTVVSYTWAMLRELIEDPAFTPHRNHPVRLFIGSGMPTGLWQRVVDAFTPANIVEFFATTDGQTVLANVAGAKVGSKGRPLPGGGEVELAAYDPDDDLILEDDRGFVQVAQANQAGLLLARPRGPIDPTASVKRGVFAPGDTWISTEYVFRRDADGDFWLLGNRNTLIRAPRGVVFPEPITEAMGRIAAVDLAATYGVEGPGGTVAVTAITLRPGLSVTVADLSEAVAAMPFGLGPDVIHVVPSLPLSATYRPTVSALRAAGVPKPSRNSWYFDADTGKYTRLTAAARAALVGSQS from the coding sequence GTGGTTGTGGACTTGAACTTGTCGGCGGTCACCAGGCCGGTCGAGCGTCTGATGGCGACTGCCCAGAACGGCTTCGAGGTGCTGCGCTGGGGCGGTCTGGAGACCGGTGTGGTGCCCTCACCGTTCCAGATCGTCGAGAGCAAGCCGATGTACAAGCTCCGGCGCTATTTCCCGCCGGACAATCGGCCCGGCCAGCCGCCCGCGGGGCCACCGGTCCTGATGGTGCATCCGATGATGATGTCGGCGAACATGTGGGACGTCACCCAGGAGGACGGCGCGGTCGGCATCCTGCATGCGGCCGGGATCGACCCGTGGGTGATCGACTTCGGCTCGCCCGACGAGGTCGAGGGCGGGATGGAACGCACCCTCACCGATCACATCGTCGCCCTCGACGAGGCCATCGACACCATCAAGGAGACCACCGGCCACGACGTGCACCTGGCGGGCTATTCGCAGGGCGGCATGTTCTGCTACCAGACCGCCGCCTACCGGCGCAGCAAGGACATCGCCAGCATCGTGGCGTTCGGGGCGCCGGTGGACACCCTGGCCGCGCTTCCGATGGGCATCCCGGCCAATTTCGTGGCGGTGGCCGCCGATTTCATGGCCGACCACGTCTTCAACCGGGTCGACATCACCGGATGGATGGCCCGCACCGGCTTCCAGATGCTCGATCCGCTCAAGACCGCCAAAGCCCGCGTCGACTTCATGCGCCAGCTCCACGACCGGGATGCCCTGCTGCCGCGCGAACAGCAGCGCCGCTTCCTGGACAGCGAGGGCTGGATCGCATGGTCGGGCCCGGCCGTCTCCGAACTGCTCAAGCAGTTCATCGCCCACAACCGGATGATGACGGGCGGTTTCGCCATCAACGGTCAGCTCGTCACGCTGTCCGACATCACCTGCCCCGTGCTGGCGTTCGTCGGCGAGGTCGACGACATCGGTCAGCCGGCGTCGGTGCGTGGCATCAAACGGGCCGCGCCCAGCGCCGACGTCTACGAGGTGACGATCCGCGCCGGGCACTTCGGTCTCGTCGTCGGTTCCAAGGCCGCCACCACGACCTGGCCGACGGTGGCCGACTGGGTGCTGTGGCTGTCCGGCCAGGACCCGCGCCCGGCCAACATCTCACCGATGGAGGACAGCGCCGCCGAACCGGAGGACTCCGGGGTCGCGCTCAGTTCGCGCATCATTCACGGCGTGGCGGAGGCCTCGGGTCTGGCCGTGTCGCTGGTGCGCGGCGCGGCCGACGCGGTCGTCAACGCGAACAAGTCGATGCGGTTGCTGGCCATCGAGACCGCGCGCACCCTGCCGCGCCTGGTTCGCCTGGGCCAGATCAACGACCACACCCGAATCTCGTTGGCGCGCATCATCGATGAGCAGGCCGATGGTGCCCCCAACGGCGAGTTCCTGATCTTCGACGGCCGGGTGCACACCTACGAGGGGGTCAACTGCCGCATCAACAACGTGGTGCGGGGCCTGATCCGGGTGGGTGTGCGCCAGGGTGTGCGCGTGGGCGTGCTGATGGACACCCGACCCTCGGCGCTGGTGGCGATCGCCGCCCTGTCCCGGCTCGGCGCGGTTGCGGTGCTGATGCCCCCGGACGCCGACCTCGACGAGGCCGTCCGGCTCGGTGGGGTGACCGAGGTGATCACCGACCCGGGCAATCTCGAGGCCGCCCGCAAGTTGCCCGTCCAGATCCTGGTCCTCGGCGGCGGCGAGAGCCGCGACCTCAACCTGCCCGCCGACAGCGGCGTCATCGACATGGAGAAGATCGATCCGGACACCGTGGCGCTGCCCGGGTGGTACCGGCCCAACCCCGGCCTGGCGCGGGACCTCGCGTTCGTCGCATTCAGCACGATCGGCGGGGAACTGGTCCCCAAACAGATCACCAACTACCGCTGGGCGTTGTCGGCGTTCGGGACGGCCTCGGCCGCGGCGCTGGGCCGCAGCGACACGGTCTACTGCCTGACCCCGCTGCACCACCAGTCCGGGCTGTTGGTGAGCCTGGGCGGGGCCGTCGTCGGCGGCGCCCGCATCGCCCTGTCGCGCGGGCTGCAGCCGGACCGGTTCGCCGCCGAGATCCGCCGGTACGGTGTCACCGTCGTGTCCTACACGTGGGCGATGCTGCGCGAACTCATCGAAGATCCGGCCTTCACGCCGCACCGCAACCACCCGGTCCGGCTGTTCATCGGCTCCGGTATGCCCACCGGTCTGTGGCAGCGGGTCGTCGATGCCTTCACTCCGGCCAACATCGTGGAGTTCTTCGCCACGACGGACGGGCAGACGGTGCTGGCGAATGTGGCCGGCGCCAAGGTCGGCAGCAAGGGCCGTCCGCTGCCGGGTGGCGGTGAGGTGGAACTGGCCGCCTACGACCCCGATGACGACCTGATCCTGGAGGACGACCGCGGCTTCGTCCAGGTCGCGCAAGCCAACCAGGCGGGTCTGCTGCTGGCCCGGCCGCGGGGACCGATCGACCCGACGGCGTCGGTCAAGCGCGGGGTGTTCGCCCCCGGCGACACGTGGATCTCCACCGAGTACGTGTTCCGGCGCGACGCCGACGGTGACTTCTGGTTGCTCGGCAACCGCAACACGCTGATCCGCGCCCCGCGCGGGGTGGTGTTTCCCGAGCCCATCACCGAGGCGATGGGCCGCATCGCTGCGGTGGACCTGGCCGCGACGTACGGCGTCGAGGGCCCGGGTGGCACGGTGGCCGTCACCGCCATCACGCTGCGACCGGGGCTGAGTGTGACCGTCGCCGACCTCAGTGAGGCGGTGGCCGCGATGCCGTTCGGGCTCGGCCCGGACGTCATCCACGTGGTGCCCTCGCTGCCGCTCAGCGCCACCTACCGCCCGACGGTCTCCGCATTGCGGGCCGCCGGTGTGCCCAAGCCGTCGCGTAACAGCTGGTATTTCGACGCCGATACGGGAAAGTACACGCGGTTGACGGCCGCGGCACGAGCTGCGCTGGTGGGGTCCCAGAGCTGA
- a CDS encoding TetR/AcrR family transcriptional regulator — protein MRRPGRPPGTSDTRDRILKAARELFAANGIDRTSVRAVAAAAGVDSALVHHYFGTKQQLFAAAIDLPLDPMTLLGPVRETPVDELGLALPSLLLPLWDSEMGAALVATLRSMLAGSDISLFRSFVQEVISAEVGPRVDNPPGSGRVRVQFVASQLVGVVMARYIIKLEPFASLPAQQIAETIAPNLQHYLTGDLP, from the coding sequence GTGAGGCGTCCCGGCCGCCCGCCCGGCACCTCCGACACCCGGGACCGGATTCTCAAAGCTGCCCGAGAGTTGTTCGCCGCCAATGGGATTGACAGAACATCCGTTCGCGCTGTCGCGGCCGCAGCCGGGGTGGACTCGGCGTTGGTGCACCACTACTTCGGCACCAAACAGCAGTTGTTCGCCGCGGCCATCGACCTACCCCTTGACCCGATGACCTTGCTCGGGCCCGTCCGCGAGACACCGGTGGACGAGCTCGGGCTGGCGTTGCCGTCGTTGCTGTTGCCGCTGTGGGACTCGGAGATGGGCGCCGCACTGGTGGCCACGCTGCGCTCGATGCTGGCCGGCTCCGACATCAGCCTGTTCCGCTCGTTCGTGCAGGAGGTCATCAGCGCCGAGGTCGGCCCGCGAGTCGACAATCCGCCGGGCAGCGGCCGCGTCCGCGTGCAGTTCGTCGCCTCCCAGCTCGTCGGCGTGGTGATGGCCCGCTACATCATCAAGCTGGAGCCGTTCGCCTCCCTGCCGGCCCAGCAGATCGCTGAAACCATCGCACCGAACCTGCAGCACTACCTGACCGGGGACCTGCCGTGA
- a CDS encoding ABC transporter permease, with protein sequence MHVAGGSVPVRHPAHHRSVSRLSPRAYLATTTRILRQLRADHRSVAMILVVPSAVITLMYFMFSDIPTRPGTASPFHTACLILLGLFPLFVMFLITSITMQRERASGTLERILTTPLRRLDLLAAYGTAFSIAAAAQAILACVVAFWLLGFDTEGSPVWVFVIAVINAVLGVGLGLLASAFARTEFQAVQFMPVVIVPQLLLAGIIVPRALMPTWLEWISNAMPASYALEALQQVSSHAELTDVAVRDMFVVLAFAVVALALAAATLRRRTP encoded by the coding sequence ATGCACGTCGCTGGAGGAAGCGTTCCTGTCCGTCATCCGGCACACCACCGCAGTGTCAGCAGGCTGAGCCCACGCGCCTACCTGGCCACAACGACGCGCATCCTGCGCCAGCTGCGAGCCGATCACCGCAGTGTCGCAATGATTCTCGTGGTCCCCAGCGCGGTGATCACGCTGATGTACTTCATGTTCTCCGACATACCCACCCGCCCAGGCACGGCCTCGCCGTTCCACACCGCATGCCTGATCCTGCTCGGACTGTTCCCGTTGTTCGTGATGTTCCTCATCACCTCGATCACCATGCAGCGTGAGCGGGCATCCGGAACGCTGGAGCGAATCCTGACCACCCCTCTTCGCCGCCTCGATCTACTGGCCGCCTACGGCACCGCGTTCTCCATAGCCGCTGCCGCACAAGCGATCCTGGCGTGTGTGGTGGCATTCTGGTTGCTGGGCTTCGACACCGAGGGCAGCCCGGTCTGGGTGTTCGTGATCGCGGTGATCAACGCCGTCCTCGGCGTAGGTCTCGGGCTGCTGGCAAGCGCGTTCGCCCGCACCGAGTTCCAGGCAGTGCAGTTCATGCCCGTCGTGATCGTCCCGCAGCTCCTGCTGGCAGGCATCATCGTCCCGCGCGCCCTGATGCCGACCTGGCTGGAATGGATCAGCAATGCGATGCCGGCCAGCTACGCCTTGGAGGCGCTGCAGCAGGTGAGCTCCCACGCCGAGTTGACCGACGTCGCCGTCCGCGACATGTTCGTGGTCCTCGCCTTCGCGGTCGTGGCGCTGGCGTTGGCAGCCGCCACCCTGCGGCGGCGCACTCCGTGA